Within Runella rosea, the genomic segment AAGATAATGGTACTGAATGTTAGGAGAGAATTCCAATGCGTGTTTGGGCCAGAGAGACATTTTTCAGTGCGTAAACGACCCGAAGAGACGCGGCGTACCTCAACAATAACTACATTAACTAATGGTACTTTAAGTTTCATATTTTATAGAAAAAAACAGGTACGGATTGTTTTTATTCAATCAATTGACCTGTTGCAATTTTTTTGTCGATTTGGGAGGTGTTTTCTCCCATTGTTTTGGCTTTTTTCCACTGTTCTACTGCTTTTTCACGTTCCCCCAATTGGTAAAGAACGTCGCCATAGTGTTCAATAATCGTTCCACTTACCCCTTTGCCCGAAGCAATGGCTTTTTCCAAATTTACCCGCGCTCCTTTGTAGTCTTTCATGACGTAGAGCACCCAAGCATAGGTATCCAAATACGTGGCGTTGTCGGGGTTTCGGCTTACTACCTGCGCGGCCATTTCTTTGGCTCGCTCCAGTTTGGCTTTCCGTAATGACAGAAAATAACTATAATTATTTTGAACGTGGTCGTTTTTGGGTTCTATTTTGAGGGCTTCTTCGTAGGCTTCGTCCGATTTTTCGTGCTCGCCCAAGCCATTGTATGCGTCGCCAAGCTGCGCATAAATCACGCCTTGCAGTTCTTTGTTTTCAGAAGTTAATTTTTGGGCTTCTTCGAGGGCATCTACAGCTTTTTGATAATTGCGTTTGACCAAATTAGCCGAGCCGTTGGAATACCAGAATAACCCTTGGTTGGGAAAGGTTTCCAGCGCCTGTTCTGAATGGGCCAACAAGCTATCAATTTGGTTGAGGTCACCATCTAATTGTAAAATCGCACCCCAAACTTCGTACATCGAACTATTGATGCGAGAGGCTTTGACATACGCATCGCGGGCTTCAGATTTGCGGTCGGCTTTGGCCAATAAATCAGCGTAGACAACATAGGCCCGCATGTCTTTGGGGTGAGCTTTCACGATTTCGGCGGCTCGGTTGAGCACATCTTGGCGAGTTGCCTCGTCTTTTGCTTCGCGGAGGAGCCCGACCAGCGCCTGCATTTTGGTGTCAATGTCGGCATTGGGATTATTAAACATCTGCCCGATTTGCTGCTCAGCGGCTTTGCTGTCTCCGTTTTGACGATAGATTTCAGCCAACATCATGCGAGCATTTGCTTCGTCAGGGTTGATTTTTAACGCTTTTTCGAGCTGTTCTTTGGCGTCTTGAGGACGTTTGTCCATCATCAACAGCTGTGCCAGTTCTACCACATATTGGGCTTCGTTCGGCTCGGCGTTGATAAGTTTTTGGGCTTCTTCGACGGCTTTTTTGGGCTTATCGAGTTTGAGGTAAATGCGTTGTTTTTGATGTACCAAATCTTCGTCCACGCCCAAAGCCCGTTCTACGTCGTCGTAAGATTTGAGGGCTTCTTCGTATTTTTCATCCAGAATATAAACGGCGGCTAATTCAAGGCCGTATTCGGCGTTGTCGGAGCTTTGACGGATAATGTTGCGGTAGATTTCGGCGGCTTTAGGGTATTTGCGTTGTTGGGTATAAATTTCAGCTAGTTGGATGGCGTAAAATTTATTGTCGGGAGCAAGTTGGGCCGCTTTTTGTGAAAAAATAGCCGCTTCGTCCAAACGTTCGCGTTTGAGTAGGGTGCGCGCTAGCTCGTAGTTCAACGCTGGAACAGAGGCATCCACTTTCAACGCGGTTCGAAACACGCTGTCGGCCCTGATGTATTCTTCCATGGCCGCATATTTCATGCCTTCGGCCAGCAAAGATTCTAACTCAAATCGTTGTGATTTTTGGGCGTCGGTTTCGCTGACAGGCTTATTCTTTTGGGCCATTGCGAGCTGACCCAAAAATAAGAGTACCCAAATAAAGGGCGTGTGTTTCATTGGTTTCAAATTAATCTCGTTGACTGGTGTGATTGAGGTTCGAAATTGAGATTCAATCTATTATAAAAAACGAGATTAATGAAGCAAAATTGGAAGAATTTAGTCGTTTTACCAAAATTTATAAAAACCCCTCCTAAATCCTTTACTTGGAGAGGGGGGTTTAAAGGCAGAGCCCTTCAAAAATCATTGTTTATTTCGAGCCAAACGGGGCAATGGTCGGAGTGGACCGCATCTGGCAGCTGGCGGCAGCTAAGCAGATGCGGGCGTAGGTTGTCGGTGACGGAGAGGTAATCTATGCGCCAGCCTTTGTTATTGACCCGAGCACCTGCCCGATAGCTCCACCAACTGTATTCCACCAAATCAGGATTTGTGTATCGAAATGCATCGGTAAAACCACTTTCAAACCATTGGGTCATCCATGCGCGTTCTTCGGGGAGGAAGCCCGTCGTGTTTTTTAGTCGGACGGGGTCATGGATGTCAATTTCTTGATGGGCAATGTTATAATCTCCTACCACAATCAGTTGAGGGCGGGTTTGCTTGAGGGTGTTTATCCACTGATGAAAATCACCGAGAAACTGCATCTTTATGCCTTGACGTTCATCACCGCTGGTTCCTGACGGAAAATAGGCGTTTATGAGGGTCAGGCCGCCGATGTCGGCCCGAATTACGCGGCCTTCGTGGTCATAAAGGTCAATTCCGCAGCCAATTACGCAATTGTCTACGGGAATTCTGGAAAAAATGGCCACGCCGCTATAGCCTTTTTTTTGGGCGGCATTCCAGCCGATTAACTGATAGCCCAAGGCCTCAAATCCTGACAAATCGACTTGGTCGGGAGTGGCTTTGACCTCCTGAAAGCAGAGCACATCAAACGACTTGGTCGAAAGCCATTCAACAAGTCCGTTGCGCATAGCGGCGCGTATGCCGTTGACGTTGTAAGATAGAATTTGCATGAAGAACTGGAGCCTCCCCGAATCAATGGGCTGCCCTCCCCCCCTCTCCTGAAGTAGGAGAGGGGAGTGTTTTATAAGGGTGAAATTTTTATTTAAGCGGTGGCAGGCTTGGTCGATTTTTCGCTGAAGAATATCAAAAAGAGAACCAATACCCCCGCAGCAATGCCAGCAGGCACCATCCATACACTCAGCCAGTTGGTGATGTTTTCGGCGTTGGTATTGGCGGCTACTACTTTACCACCAATCCATGAGCCAATGCCCATGCCGAGGCCATAGGTAGCCAAGGTAATAAGGCCCTGCGCCTGCGATTTGATGCGGTCGCCCGCTTTGGTATCAGTGTATATTTGTCCAGTGACAAAGAAAAAGTCAAAGCAAACGCCGTGTAATAAGATGGCGGCGTACAGCATCCATTCACTGGTATCAGCATCACCATAACCGAAGAAAAGGAAGCGAACAATCCACGAAATTAATCCAACCGCCAACATCCATTTAACGCCTAGCCTGCTGAATGCCAATGGAATCAATAGCATAAAAACTACTTCAGAGACTTGGCCCAGTGACATTTTGTTTTCCACGAATTCCATTCCTGAAGCGCGTAACGACGGATTGGCAAATGCGTAATAGAATGACAATGGAATGCAAATAGCAACCGAAGCAATAAAGAATATGACGAATGAACGGTCTTTGAACAACGAGAAGGCATCGGCTCCGATGATTTGACCTATGTTCACTGGACCCGTGGCGCGCGGTGGCGTATTAGGCAAGGTGAAGGCAAGTAAACCTAAGATAATAGATGTGACAATCGAAATTTGAAAGATAGTTACTTGGTCGCCAACGTTTAAAAAACCCACTAAATTGGTGACGGCAATCCAAGCAATGGTTCCCATAACACGAATGGTAGGAAAGTCTTTTTCGGGAGAGGCAATGTGTCGCATGGAAATCGACGTAGTGAGGGCAATACACGGTGCAAAACACAAGCAATACGCTAAAATAACCCAGAAAAAAGTGCCAGCATCGTTGATTTGCGACAGCACAAAAAGCAATCCAGCACCTAACATGTTGAGCGCTCCTAACACTTTTTGGGCGGCAAAATAACGGTCGGCCACGGCTCCGATAAAGGGAGAAATAATCATGGCGATGGAGAAAGCGAGGTACGCATTCCCGATTTGGTCGCCAGTGGCGTTGAGTTGTTTGCCGAGATAGACACTCATTTGGCCGTACCAAGATCCCCACGTAAAAAATTGGAGGAACATCATTAACATCAATTGTATCCGGACGGAAGACTTCATAGGGGTTTTTAGGGTTGAGTTTTGAATGGGCGAAAATGATGGATTTTGGTTAGAAATTCAAATCCTTCGTAAATTTGGGCCTATGAATCCTGCATTTGGCAAATATCTCATTGGCATTGGTCTCCTGATTGTGGTGGTTGGGGTAATTATCTATTTTTTTTCGGATAAGCTGCATTGGCTCGGCCAACTCCCCGGGGATATACGTATTAAGCGTGAAAAGTTTGGTTTTTACTTTCCCATCGTCACCTGTATTGTGTTGAGTGTGGTGCTCAATTTGATTATTTGGTTGGTACGGCGGTTTTTGTAACTAACTACTATCATGGTTAGATTAATGAGATTAATAGTGGTTGCTTTTGAAGCTACTTGCCGTTAAAAAATCAAATGGCTGACTATAGGTAAGCTTTTGTATTTTTGCCCCATGAAGCAACTCATCCAAAACCTTCAAAACGGTCAAACAATACTGGAAGAAGTGCCTGCACCGCAGGTGAAACGAGGGGCAGTGCTGATTCAAACGCGTCGAAGTTTAGTTTCTTTGGGAACCGAACGAATGCTCGTTGAATTTGGCAAAGCCAACCTCATCGAAAAGGCCCGTCAACAGCCTGAAAGGGTGAAAATGGTGCTGGATAAAATCAAGTCTGACGGCCTGATGCCGACCTTGGAGGCTGTTTTTAACAAGCTTGGGCAGCCGCTTCCTTTGGGGTATTGCAATGTAGGTCAGGTGATTGCGGTGGGAGAAGGCGTGACGGATATTCGCATCGGCGACCGTGTGGCCTCCAATGGCCCCCACGCCGAAATCGTTTGTGTGCCCCGTAATCTGGTGGCTAAAATTCCCGATAATATATCTGACGATGAAGCGGCATTTACAGTTATCGGTTCTATCGGTTTACAAGGGGTTCGGTTATTGAATCCAACCTTGGGAGAAACCGTCGTGGTAATTGGCTTGGGGCTGATTGGGCTATTGACAGCCGAACTGCTTCGTTTGAACGGCTGTCGGGTCATTGGGTTTGATTTTGACGAGACTAAACTCCGCATTGCGAGCGAAAAAGGCATCTTAGCCGCCAATCCTGCCGCAGGCACCGATCCCGTCAAGTGGGTAGAAAGCCTGACCAACGGCGTTGGCGCGGATGGTGTGGTGATTACGGCTTCGGCCAAAACGGATGAGATTATTTCACAAGCCGCCCGCATGT encodes:
- a CDS encoding exodeoxyribonuclease III, which gives rise to MQILSYNVNGIRAAMRNGLVEWLSTKSFDVLCFQEVKATPDQVDLSGFEALGYQLIGWNAAQKKGYSGVAIFSRIPVDNCVIGCGIDLYDHEGRVIRADIGGLTLINAYFPSGTSGDERQGIKMQFLGDFHQWINTLKQTRPQLIVVGDYNIAHQEIDIHDPVRLKNTTGFLPEERAWMTQWFESGFTDAFRYTNPDLVEYSWWSYRAGARVNNKGWRIDYLSVTDNLRPHLLSCRQLPDAVHSDHCPVWLEINNDF
- a CDS encoding MFS transporter; translation: MKSSVRIQLMLMMFLQFFTWGSWYGQMSVYLGKQLNATGDQIGNAYLAFSIAMIISPFIGAVADRYFAAQKVLGALNMLGAGLLFVLSQINDAGTFFWVILAYCLCFAPCIALTTSISMRHIASPEKDFPTIRVMGTIAWIAVTNLVGFLNVGDQVTIFQISIVTSIILGLLAFTLPNTPPRATGPVNIGQIIGADAFSLFKDRSFVIFFIASVAICIPLSFYYAFANPSLRASGMEFVENKMSLGQVSEVVFMLLIPLAFSRLGVKWMLAVGLISWIVRFLFFGYGDADTSEWMLYAAILLHGVCFDFFFVTGQIYTDTKAGDRIKSQAQGLITLATYGLGMGIGSWIGGKVVAANTNAENITNWLSVWMVPAGIAAGVLVLFLIFFSEKSTKPATA
- a CDS encoding DUF2905 domain-containing protein, which encodes MNPAFGKYLIGIGLLIVVVGVIIYFFSDKLHWLGQLPGDIRIKREKFGFYFPIVTCIVLSVVLNLIIWLVRRFL
- a CDS encoding tetratricopeptide repeat protein, which gives rise to MKHTPFIWVLLFLGQLAMAQKNKPVSETDAQKSQRFELESLLAEGMKYAAMEEYIRADSVFRTALKVDASVPALNYELARTLLKRERLDEAAIFSQKAAQLAPDNKFYAIQLAEIYTQQRKYPKAAEIYRNIIRQSSDNAEYGLELAAVYILDEKYEEALKSYDDVERALGVDEDLVHQKQRIYLKLDKPKKAVEEAQKLINAEPNEAQYVVELAQLLMMDKRPQDAKEQLEKALKINPDEANARMMLAEIYRQNGDSKAAEQQIGQMFNNPNADIDTKMQALVGLLREAKDEATRQDVLNRAAEIVKAHPKDMRAYVVYADLLAKADRKSEARDAYVKASRINSSMYEVWGAILQLDGDLNQIDSLLAHSEQALETFPNQGLFWYSNGSANLVKRNYQKAVDALEEAQKLTSENKELQGVIYAQLGDAYNGLGEHEKSDEAYEEALKIEPKNDHVQNNYSYFLSLRKAKLERAKEMAAQVVSRNPDNATYLDTYAWVLYVMKDYKGARVNLEKAIASGKGVSGTIIEHYGDVLYQLGEREKAVEQWKKAKTMGENTSQIDKKIATGQLIE